In Hippocampus zosterae strain Florida unplaced genomic scaffold, ASM2543408v3 HiC_scaffold_143, whole genome shotgun sequence, the DNA window GCGGGGAGGCAGCCCAGCCAGCCCCGACCCTGCGACGCTGAGCATGCAGGCTTCCCCTCTGCTGCAGAACAACGAGGACCTCGCGGAAGAGGGGCAGGCGTGATGACCTCCGATTCGTAATCAAATCATCCGTTATGTAGGCGCAGGCCTTTGAGAGGATCGTCGAGGCATTCCGCAGACAGGCAGGCAAGCACCCAAGCCGACAGAAGCGCATCCAGAGGGAGCTGGACCGGCAGATCGACGTCCTCAACCAGGCGCTGCAGGACAACCTGCGACTGGAAGAGTCCGTAAGAAGAGTCGAGACCGTGAACAGCCAGCTGCAGGGCATGCAACACGAGCTGGCTCGCAGACTCGAGCAGCTCGCTTTCGAAGGCCATGCGCAGCAGCAGAAGGTCGACCGGTTGAGAGGCCGATACTAACATTCATGAAAAGGGGCAATACACTGCTCTGTACGGGACCGGCTTGTGAAGCGGGGAGGGGCGTTTGGCCGGCCTGGGGAAGGCGTAGATCATGTTGGTCTGGGGGAGGTGCGGCGAGTAGGGCTAGGGGCTGGGGGCGTTGGGCTTTTGGGTTGGGTGGTGTGGGGTTGGGGATGGGATAGTATGGGCGTTAACATGTGGAGTGGCATTAGCCCGGGTTGCAGGTGCAACTAAAGGACTTTTCTACTCTGCCTTGCCTTTTGGCCACAGCACATTATCGTAGGTTTCGGACCTCAGCTCAGGCACTCCCGGAATCATCGAGCCCTCCTTCTTCTATAAAGCAGGCTGTTCCCTGACCTGAAAAGTGTCGAACACGCCCTGCCCGCCAACTCCCAAAGAAGCCGATTTCTTCAGAACCGGCAGGTCCTCAGGCGGGGCCGGAAAGAGAGCCTGTCTAGGCCTGTTCTGCTTGCTGAAGAAGGAAGACTTAGTGAGCGTGTTCATGAGATAACTGCTGGGCTAACGAATTTATAAATAAATCGGTACATCACAGGACCTGAAGGTGCAGGTTGTCGAGCGGGCCCCATCCTGCCACCGCCCGCAGCAGGCCGCATAGCCGCTCCCGCTGCCAGAACAGCCCGCTGCTCCGGGGCCCGTTCATCTGCGGGTTCTTGAGGAAGTAGCCCAGGAAGGACAGCAGAGAGTCGCATTTCTAGGGCTTGCCGGCACTGCGGACGATGGTGATACGGGTGAGCAGTTCGGCCATGACCGCCAGGTCCAGCAGCAGGGGGGCTGCCAGCAGGCTGTCCTCGCAGACGTTGTAGGACACGAAGCTGTGCTTGCCACCCAGGAAGATCTCGCTCATGTACTCGTCGATCGCCTTCTTGCTGTCCCCCGTGGCGGGGACATACTTGATGACCACCTCGTGGTCGGCCTTCTCGCCGGGCGCGTAGAGGCCACTGCCGGCCAGCTGGTCAAGCGTGCAGTCCTTCTTGGTGGTCTCCTTGGACTTGAACTGCGCCTCCTCCGCCAGGTTGTGCCCGTCATTGTTGCCCAGGTGGTTGTAGGAGACGATCGAGCGGGGCTTGATACCCGCCTCGATCAGGAATTGCACGAAGCAGGACTTGAACTTCGTCTGACCAGTTTTGAGATCGTTGCCCGCCACCACTGTGCCATTGCGCTTGGCGCAGGCCAGCAGCCCCGGCAGGACGGTGTTCTGGGGCGATCCGTTCACGTAAGGACAGCCTTCCAAGGCAGCCGCCATGCCATAGATCAGCGAGGGAGACACCTCGGGGTGACTATCTGGATGGCCTTCATAATCGCCTCTTCTGTATCACACCCCTCCAACTTGGACATGCGTTCCGTGTTGCCAGTCCACAGCACGACCACCTGGGCCAACCCCTTCTCCTACTTGAACTTCCGGATATCCTCACGAATGCAGTTCAGGTCTTCAAGCTTGCTGCCGTTGTTCAGGACGTTGTCGGCCCGGGCCTCTTGGTTCGAGGCGATGAAGTCCTTGTAGAACACGGCCTTTGAAGGCTTCATGGCGGAAAGCGGCTCTTTCAGCTGGCGGATGAGGTCGGGCTATAGCACTTTCGCACGACGAGTCGAATCGTACATGTTCAATCCGCTGATATCCCAGCCCCCGATCTCCAGCTTGCAGGGGTCGATCATCGGAAGGATCTCACGGAAGGGCATGGTGAACTCCGCGCCGTCCATGACGCCTAACTTCATAGTCGAGCATTGTGTCATCGAGCCAGGAAGTTCGCCTGCTGCGTGCCTTCACGGGTTTACCAAGCCAGTTTCAGACGGTTAGCCAGAAGCCCCGCGGTCAGGGTGGTACCATTGTTGCCGCCGAGCCCGACCATCAAGACCCCGCACTTGGGTACCTCCAACTTGGTCCGAAATTCATACTGTTCACTCTTCAAAGTGGCTTTTAGGCCTTCGCCCTCCTTGGTGAAGTGATGTTGCCTATGGTTGTAGGAGGAGACCAGCTCGCCTGCCTCGACCTTGGCCTAGGGAGCAGTAATCTTCATTTTGGCAATGCCTCCCCCACATGCTTTTATAGGGGCTGTGCGTGCATGTTCCTTGGGGGTACGCAGTTATGCCACAAATCTGCGTAGATTAATCGCCAAATCTGCGCAGATTTCAGCCCTAATAAACCGCCGTTTAAACTGGCCAAAAATCGTGCCAGAAAGAATATCCGCGGCAGTGACTAAAGCAAATGATTTAGAAGCCTACTTAAAATGGATTTAAGCAGGAGCAAGATCAAGATGAAACAGGGGTTTCTCGAGCCGCGCGAGCGAAAGTACCTGCAGACCATCTACCAGTCCAGCAAAGTCTCTTTGCCTGGCAATGAGACCATCTGCGAGCGGCTTGTCCTGCTGCAAGGAATGAAGTTCAACATGCGGGTGGCCCTTCTCGAGGCTTATATGATGATCAGCCTCAAGCAAATTGGTGGAGAGGTGCGAGCCAGTCACGTGCTGAAAATCCGGAAGGAAATGGGCATTGACATCATAGTCAGGCGGTGCGAAGGGGATCCGAACAGGATTGCCGAGTTCCTGGACTACCAGGATGGCAAGGTGATCCTGGACATCGACGAGTCTGGTCTGGACAGGCCTGAGCCCAGCCCCAAACAAGAAATAGCCTAAATACTTCAGCAAAAGAACAAAGAAATAGAGCTGCTGCAGAAGCGTCTGGAGGACAGATAGCGGAAACTGCAAGAAAGCGAGCATTAAATGGGACGGCTCAAGAGCTCGCTGGTAAAGGTGATGGACGAGAAGGAGGAGATCAGCATCTTGGTGCGTCGGAAGGAGGATGAGTATAGGGAGGGGATGGAAAGGGCAATGCGGGAGCTTGAGGGCAAGAGGGAGGACGAGTGGAGgcagaaggagaaggaaaaggagCGGGAATTGGCCAAGGCGAAAGAACAGGAGGATCGCCAAAAAGAACGTTAAGCGAAGGAACGACAAGTAAGGCAAGAGAAAGAAAGGCAGGAGAAAGAAAggcaacagaaagaaaaaaaagataaagaaaggcaagagaaagaaagagaagagaaagaaaagcaagaaaaagaacGACAACAGAAAGAAAGGCAAGACAAAGAAAGGCAAAGCAAAGAAAGACAACAGAAAgaaagacaataaaaagaaaggCAAGAAAGATAAAACGAGAAGAAAAGGAAGGCTGAGCGTGACAAAAAGGAAAGGGAAGAACGCTAAGAAAAGGAGCGGTAAGCAAGATCTTTGCTTAATCTCAAAGAAGTGCAAATGGACCACACCGCTTCCAACCCCAGGCCACGACACCGTCGCAAACAGCCCTCGACCTAGCGCGAGCGCGAGCGCGAGACCGACATCATCCCGCAGTTCGAGCAGCTACAGCTAAAACGGCAGGGCAAGACCATCCTCACAACCACCCAAACTGAGAAGGTGTTCAGTTGCCTGTGAAGGGACTGATAATGGATCATTCCTTTTTCGGGGGGCTGGGCTTGGACCCCCCGCCGGTGGTCTGCAGGCCCACTGCGGTCTTGAAGGTATCGTAGATCCACCACTGCAGGCCGGTCAGGGTGCCCACCATGATGATCCTGGTCATGAGGCCCGCCCACAACCCCCTGAATCCGATGTCCCCGTAGATCTTGCTGATCAGCTTGCCAGTGCCCATCGACTCGGCCTGCTCCTTGTTGGCGTATATTTTGCTGACCATCGTGTCCGCCGGGTGCGAGACCACCGCGCAGAAGATGCCCGCCAGGTACCCGCTCATGAACGTGATCGACAGCTGCGTCAGTTTGTTGTAATTTTCCTTTCCCCTCGTGAACACGTTGTCGTACAGCATGCAGACGATCGCCTCGAAGGCCACGAACTTCACGATCGTGTAAGGCACCTGCCTTGACCACAATGGGACGATTCCTTTGTAGAGATTGCCCAGGCCCTCCTCCTTCTGGTAATGCCTGAACGGGCCGAAGAGGCCGCTCTGACGGGGCTCCCCTTCGGCGTAGTTCTTGGTTTGGATGCGCAGCTTGACTGCCTCCCACGGGCACAACAGACAATCGGCGATGATCTCGGCAGACCCCGAGGCGATGCTCCAGCCTAGCTTCTTGTACTTTTTTTCGTTTTCCTCCCCGACAATATTTTTGTACACGTCCTTGAAGATCTCGTAAAAGCCGAACTTCCCGAATCCCTGGAACGAGTACCCCATAAGGGTGGGCCCGAACCAAGGTACAAATCGCCAGTGCTCCTGATCTTGCGCAACCCCTCTCCCAAGGTCTTCGCAAAGTTGGGTCAGCCTGGCGCCTGCACTTGACCACGTCAAGCGGCGTAATAACCGCATGCGTGAGCCCGCAGGCCAGTATGCCCCCCATCATGCACTTGAGGTAGTAGGTCGCATCATGCACTTCACTCATTTTTGTTGATGCCAAAATATCTTATGGAGAAGGGTATTTATCTGGGCGTTATGGGAGGTTAAAGACTATGATCGGATTCGAGGAGCTGAGGGAGAGGTGTCTGGCTGGGTTGGAGGAGCAGAGGCGGGGCAGGCCGCCTTTTGAGGCCAGCCCGCCTCAGACTGGCAACCTCACCCAGCTGCCCACCCACCAGCAATTCTCAGACAGTACCTGCGGCTACTCCTGTCTTGCCAACATCCTCCTCTACAACTCCCACAAACTGCAGGACCTCGACAGTCAGATCCACTCCTACCACCAGATCCTCACCTAGATGCACCGCCTGGGCCACGACCCCCAACCCCTCGATGACCTCCAGCGGTATGAGCTGGACTCTTTGCTGGAAGGCCCTCTGCTGAAAGAGAGGGAGGAGAAGGTGGTATGTCTGCAGTTTGGATGTGGGGTCATCCAGAACACTGTGGATGAGTTGGCACGGCTGTAAGGGATGCGTGAGGCTGTGGGCAAGGGCGAAGTGGGGTGGGTTGTAGTGGGGGTGTTGATACACTGGGTGGCGGTCAGGGCCCAACGCGAGCAAGGCAAGGTCCGGCTAACCATCATCGACTCCTAAAACTTCCCGCTTTCCCAAATCCTGTCCTAAAACTTTGAGACAATCCTCTAGCAAACCAAGCCCAAGGAGTAGCCCAGATTCATGCAATTTCTGAAGGATTATAAGAAAGTGATGGAGATTCTTGATCGCTTTTTCAACCAGGGACTCGATATTGCACGGGAAAAGGCGCAGCTCGAGTTTGAGTAGCTGATGGCCTCGTTCTAGCTTTTTAAGGCTGGCGAGTCTGTCGAGAGGCTGCATTACTGGCTCGAAACCCAGCACCACCCCAAGACGATCGAAGACGACCTGCTGCCAGGCAGCCACCACCTCACCCTCAAGCAGATCACACCCTGGCTGGACCAATGCCGCTTCCAATCAACAGACCCCCTGATAACCCGCCTTCAAGCCCTCCAGCACAAGCTCCAGGGCCTCAGCATCAAGGACTGACTGCCACCATATCCCATCAATGAATGTCTAATTAATAAAAATTATATGTTTAACATAGAGGATTTACATGATGGGCTCTACTTGGACAGCACCATCGATGAGTACAATCAGCGGACGGGGGGGCAGACTACTGAGGATTCTTTTCTTGCAGGTTGGGATTCTGGGGCAATTAATAATCCTCGAGGGTCAGGTGATTGCCCCAGAATCCCGACccgcaagaaaaggaaaaaataaacagccccccgaaagaaaaaaacatccaaacaaTCAAGCCCGCATAGAAAAAAGTACTTGCTCTGCAAGAGAGTCATCAACCGGATCGTCAACAAGTTACATTTCAACAGCAAGATGTACCGCCCCATTACCTCCTAAAAAGATCTGCAATTTCTACTGTCCATCGACCCAACCAAATCTCACTAACTTTTCTAGTAGCTCATCTTGGACAAGAAAGAAAGATAGACGGGGCTGTACATGTTAAAGCTGATGCCACCAAGACCGTCCGAAGCGGACATCGATGATTGATAATCGATGATGGTTGCGAGTAATTGTGTACAGTCATGGCTTATTTTTTGATGTGAAGTTGGCACTTCGGTAGAAGAATTACCAGCTGAGGGCCACGAATAGCAGTAGGGATAGCACCCCTGTCATGGCGGTCATGGCGCTTGGCCACCATTCTTGTCGTGCTGTGAAGAAGCACCCCAGTGCCAGCCCGTCAAGGGCCAGCGCGGCCACCACCCACAGGGCAAACGGCCGATACGCCTCAAAAGACAGGGCTACCGCATTCTCCGCCAGGACGTAGCACAGCACCTTGACCTGCACGGGCGCCCTGTAGAAGTAGCTGCAGGTGAAGCCCAGCACAACCCGCAGCATGGTGCTGTAGAGTTTGAAGGTGCTTTTAGGGAAGGCTTGCTTCTTGGAGGGAGTGAGAGGGTCGAGGGCGAAGAGATGGCTGTATTTGAGACGAAGGAGGGAAGAGTTTTCTTGGGTTGTCAGGATGTTGGAATACCAGATTAGTGCGGGGATGGAGGAGGCGGCCATTCCGGCCACTAGGAAAAAGAACCAGGGGCTGCTCCAGCACGCATATCCTAGCAGCGCGCCTACTGATATCCCGGAAAATTAGGCCCCCGCGAATAGAACGTCCAGGATCGTGGTTTGGATGACTTTGGTGATTGGAACCGGGCGGTCCAGCTTCACAGCAAAGTAAAGGCCGCCGAGGATCATGCCGAGGACTGCGAGCAGGAAGGGCAGCAGCCCGGCGATCAGCAGGGGCAGGTAGCCACAAGTCTGAGGGGCCTGACAATTTTCAGTCGTGAAATGAAATTGCAAAGAAAATCCTTTGAAGGCGCGGATGGCCCAGCCCGCCAGATAGCCGACCTCAGCATCTCCGAACTGCAGGGCCGACACCAGTTGCAGTACCATGGCCAGCTTCCAGGCCAGGCGCAATCTGACTTTGAAGCCAGGGAGGAGCAGGCACAGACAGGCCAGCAGAGGCAGGATGATGGCCATAGCAGAGAGCACGTCCTGCTGCAGCGAGGGGGTAAAGTTCTAGCAGGCCTGCGCAGGAGGGGCGGCCGTATAGTTAGCCTCACAGAGGCAGTGCCCCGATACCAGCATGCGCGTGGCAGGGCAGGCCAGACACGCATCCGGGTAGGGCGAGGAGCAGGCCAGACAGGTATGGTAACAGCTCATAAAGGTGATTCAGATTAGCCTCTGCAAGGCTGTCCTATAATCTTAGAGCAGCCGGCCCACCCTGGCCTCTTCCTTCTGAAGGGCGCTGTTCTAGGCCAGCAGGTTTTGTTAGCGATCCTGGCACCGCCTGCTTTCCGCCCTGGCTGCCGCCAGTCTATTGTCTTATAGCTATCTCCGAAGCATTGCGATCCGGTCCTCCAGGGCCTGCCTTTTCCTCTCCTCCTGCTAGATTTCAAGCTGGCTGGCTGCAGCCCTCTGCTTGGCCTGCTGGCACTTCTCCTGCAGTTGCTGGGTATGCTCCGAAAGGCGGCTGAGCTAGTGGTCGAGGTTGCAGCAGTCTGCTTAGTGGGTCTGGATGGTTTGGCTCAGCCTTGTGAGTTAATTAGACAGGTCCTAGAAATCGCCTTAGGCTACGACCAGGCTTTCCTTCAGTCTGGCCTCATACCCCTGGCCGTCCCTGAccaccctccctccttcctgAACCACCCCCGCCATCTCACCGACCCTGCCCTCCATCCCCTCGCACTCCTGCTCCAAGCGATCGCCCTCCTCCTTCAGCACTCGAATTCTCGCAGCAAGGGCCTTATTGCCCTCCTCTGAGCTTTGGAACTAGGCCTGCTGGTGGGCAAGCTGCATCTCTGCTTGCTGCAGGGGGCTGGCCTGCAGGGACTAGAGCAGGCGGGAGTTGTGGGAGAGGAGGGCGGACAGTTGctgggtgtggtggtggtgctaCTGCTGGAGGTGTTGGGACTGGCTGGCGATGGAGGCCTACAGCCGAGAGAAGAGGGCGCGCTTGGCACCGACCCTCTGCTCGACATCATCCAGCTCAGCAGTGACCCTCAGATACTGCTGCTCGGAGGCGGCCATGGCCTAATTGACCTCCAGGAAGGCAGTCTGGGCAGCCTTCAGCTCCGCCAGCCGCGCGGCAAGGGCCTGCAAGGCTGGCTTCATTTGAATCAAAACGGTTCATTTGCGGGCGATGCAGGAGTCGAGGGTGGTGTTGATCAGGTTCATCCGCCGGATCAGGTCCTTGGAGGGGGCTGGGGCGTGGGCGATCAGCTGCTGCTCGAGGCGGCTGGTCATTTTGGCACCTGCGGAGGAGCTACTCGCGGTGGTCGTTGAGGGGGCTGCAGGACTCGAGCAGCGCTTGGCACGATTCGAAAGAGTCCTCGCAGTCCGGGTTGGGCACCACGACAAGCTTGCGAAGCAGGGTGGTCTTCCTAAGCAGCAGCTCGCTCCGAGTGGTGACTTTCTTGAGGTTGAGCAGCAGCTGCGAGACAAACCTCCTCGCAAAGGGCGCGACCTCAGGGTCAGCCCTCAGCAGCCTCTGGATGAGCATCTCCTGCTCCTCGCCGAACGAACTGACATCCAGCTTCAAGATCTCCAGCTCCTCGAGCAGCTGGGGCATCAGCTCCGCGAAGTGCTGGTAGAGGGGGTCGTCTTTGCTCAGCATTATATATAAAGTCAGGGCAGCAGCCGGTACAGGCAGTCTTTCTTGGAGGGCCGTTTGGGGGAGGGCGGGCGGGGCTGGGAGGAGCGCACGAGGGACAGGAACCTTGTGGCGTAGCGGCAGGTGTAGAGCCGGGTGTCGGGGTCGATCGTGAAGGCCGAGTCGTACACTCTGATGCTAGCCACATTGACCACCATGGTCTTGCGGGGTCGGACGATCGTGATCTCCTGCCTCAGCTGGTCGAACCTGACGACCGCCTCCTCCCAGACCCCCAAGAATTTGCTCTTGACGTCGATGGTGAACTGCAGGTCAAGGGTTTCCGCCTCGACCATGGGCCAGTCGCAAGATTATGGGATTGTGATATGCTGCAGGCTATTGAAGGGGAGCTGGCCCAGCTGGTGGAAATGGTCAGGCGCACGGGCAGGCTGGCTGAGGACTGCTCGGCGCAGCAGGCGGACCTGCTTGAGGCGCTGGAGAAGATGGCCGCAACTCTGGGCAAGCTGAGGGACATGCCCGAGGCGTCAGGGCAGTACCTGGTGCAGCTGTGGCAGAAGATGGACGGGCTGCGGTTCAGACTGCACGAGGCGGAGGAGAGGGCGGACCGGCTGCAGAGCAAGCTGCAGAAGTATGGGCACAGGCTGGCCGTGCTGGGGGTGGTGGATTGATTGATAGAAACAATGATGTGGATGGTGCTGTGGGCGGCAGCCCTCTCCACCCTCGAGATCTACTCGCCCAGCCACCTGAAGGGCCGGCTGGGGGAGGTCAAGTACTCCATGGGCAATTTCGGCAACATCCCCTTCGGCAAGACCGTCATCGGCCCCCTGGTCGTCGAGCAGGGCAGGGCCTGCAACTCTGACGAGCTGGAGGACTACAGCAAGTACCACAACGCCATCGTGCTGGTGCTGCGGGGCGGGTGCACCTTCGTCAGGAAGGTCGAGAACGCAGAGAAGCATGGGGCCAAGCTGGTGATAATCGAGAACGACCAGCCCCACGGTTACGGGGTGATCATGGTCGACGACGGTTCAGGGTATTCCTTGCAGACCCCCTCCATCTTCATCAGCAACGAGGATGGCGAGTCCCTCCGAAAATACAGCCGGGGCAGTCCGCTGACCCTGAAGGTGTAGTTCAGCATGCCGAAAAAGGACCAGAGCCAGGTCAGCATGCTGCTGGACCTGGGCGACCGGATGTCCTACGTGCTGGCGGAGGAGGTCTACAAGGCCTACCAGAATGTGGGCAGCCACATGACCCTCGACACTTTTTACCTGCTGTTTCCGATGCCAGAAGGAGCCTACACCGACCTGAACTGCTACGGCGGGGGCAGCTACTGCGCCCTCGCGGACCCCGCGGACCAGTACTCCACTGGCAAGCTGGTCATGCAGGAGATCATCCGGCAGCGGATCATCCTGGCCGAGGCAGGCGCCGAGAAGTATCTCCTCTACATGACCCTCTTCAACGAGCACTGCGAGGTCAGCTCTCTGCAGGAGGACGACTGCTCCAAAAAGCTCTGCAAGAAACTAGGAATCGACTACGAGACGGTCTCCTCAAAACTGAAGAATTCCTTCGACGGGCCGGCTTCCTCCTCGCTGTCCAAAAACAGGTACCTGCAGGAACTGATCTCGCGGAACGAGGGGCTGCCGATGCAGGAATCGCCGATAATGCTGGTCAACAATGTCACCTTTTCCGGGGTGATGAAGGCCGGTAACATCCAGGAGCAGATCTGCGCTGGCATGAAGGCTGCCCCCAGCGCCTGCGCGGTGGGCAGGTCGGGGATGGGACTGGCCactgtggtggtggtgatgctgGTGGTGGCCGTTGTGACGGCAGGTCTGTGGCTGGCCTGGCGCTGGCTGTCAAAGCGCAGGCCCAACCAGCAGCAAGAGATCCGAAGCATGGTCTCCCAGTACGTGCAGTTCTACGGCAAGGAATGACCCCCGATCGCTAGTATTTTAGTTAATGCAGTATAAAAAGGCAGTGCGCCTGCCCAGCCTCGAGCCCAGGCAGTCTGTCCTGCATACCCTGTCGGTCTTGAAGTGCTTGGACTGACTAGTTTGAGTGTCCCAAGAGGGAGGAGGTGGAGTCGGTGAGGAGGAACAAACCCGCGCTTCAGAAAAGAGGCGGCCCGCAGCATTCTATGATAAAGCAATTAAGGCTTGTGGAGTAACCCCCGAGAACAGGAAAAGGTTCAGTAACTATGTTGAAACGAAAGCCGGGGTTCATGTCGACGGGAAGTTAAAGATAAACCAGGACAGCTTCATCGTGGAGAGGATGGGCGGGCTGGACCTGTACGGG includes these proteins:
- the LOC127594438 gene encoding LOW QUALITY PROTEIN: uncharacterized protein LOC127594438 (The sequence of the model RefSeq protein was modified relative to this genomic sequence to represent the inferred CDS: inserted 1 base in 1 codon; deleted 2 bases in 1 codon; substituted 3 bases at 3 genomic stop codons); amino-acid sequence: MHAKVEAGELVSSYNHRQHHFTKEGEGLKATLKSEQYEFRTKLEVPKCGVLMVGLGGNNGTTLTAGLLANRLKLAWXTREGTQQANFXGSMTQCSTMKLGVMDGAEFTMPFREILPMIDPCKLEIGGWDISGLNMYDSTRRAKVLXPDLIRQLKEPLSAMKPSKAVFYKDFIASNQEARADNVLNNGSKLEDLNCIREDIRKFKXEKGLAQVVVLWTGNTERMSKLEGCDTEEAIMKAIQSHPEVSPSLIYGMAAALEGCPYVNGSPQNTVLPGLLACAKRNGTVVAGNDLKTGQTKFKSCFVQFLIEAGIKPRSIVSYNHLGNNDGHNLAEEAQFKSKETTKKDCTLDQLAGSGLYAPGEKADHEVVIKYVPATGDSKKAIDEYMSEIFLGGKHSFVSYNVCEDSLLAAPLLLDLAVMAELLTRITIVRSAGKP
- the LOC127594437 gene encoding LOW QUALITY PROTEIN: uncharacterized protein LOC127594437 (The sequence of the model RefSeq protein was modified relative to this genomic sequence to represent the inferred CDS: inserted 2 bases in 1 codon) — encoded protein: MGGILACGLTHAVITPLDVVKCRRQADPTLRRXLGRGVAQDQEHWRFVPWFGPTLMGYSFQGFGKFGFYEIFKDVYKNIVGEENEKKYKKLGWSIASGSAEIIADCLLCPWEAVKLRIQTKNYAEGEPRQSGLFGPFRHYQKEEGLGNLYKGIVPLWSRQVPYTIVKFVAFEAIVCMLYDNVFTRGKENYNKLTQLSITFMSGYLAGIFCAVVSHPADTMVSKIYANKEQAESMGTGKLISKIYGDIGFRGLWAGLMTRIIMVGTLTGLQWWIYDTFKTAVGLQTTGGGSKPSPPKKE